The proteins below come from a single Chitinophaga pinensis DSM 2588 genomic window:
- a CDS encoding HipA family kinase: protein MSIKQPDLRTVNVTRYVTPLREGGSLPAIAEADDGFLYVLKFRGAGQGVKALIAELIGGEVARTLGMKIPEIVFANLDTAFGRTEPDEEIQDLLKASVGLNLALHYLSGAITYDPTVAVIDPLTASQIVWLDCLLTNVDRTPRNTNMLMWHRELWLIDHGASLYFHHSWDNWEEQAKRPFVQVKDHVLLPQAAELEKVDAAFRAILTEEQIRAIVAVVPDEWLLTLSHHGTPEEIREVYARFLITRIANAGTFVNEAQNARKTLI, encoded by the coding sequence ATGAGTATTAAACAACCCGACCTTAGAACGGTCAATGTGACCAGGTATGTGACGCCTCTGCGGGAAGGAGGTTCCCTGCCTGCCATTGCCGAAGCTGATGATGGATTCCTGTATGTACTGAAATTTCGTGGCGCCGGACAAGGAGTCAAAGCCCTGATCGCCGAACTGATAGGAGGAGAAGTAGCCCGTACGCTGGGCATGAAGATACCGGAGATCGTGTTTGCAAATCTGGATACCGCCTTCGGACGTACAGAACCGGACGAAGAAATACAGGACCTGCTGAAGGCCAGTGTAGGCTTAAATCTGGCACTGCATTATCTCTCAGGCGCCATTACCTACGACCCTACCGTCGCTGTAATAGACCCGCTGACGGCTTCTCAGATCGTATGGCTGGATTGCCTGCTGACCAACGTAGACCGTACACCCCGTAATACCAATATGCTGATGTGGCACCGGGAACTGTGGCTGATCGATCATGGCGCATCCCTGTATTTCCATCATTCCTGGGATAACTGGGAAGAACAGGCCAAACGTCCTTTCGTACAGGTAAAAGATCATGTGCTGTTACCACAGGCTGCAGAACTGGAGAAAGTAGACGCTGCTTTCCGTGCTATACTGACAGAAGAACAGATCCGTGCCATCGTAGCCGTAGTGCCGGATGAATGGCTGCTGACCTTATCGCACCATGGTACGCCGGAAGAGATCAGAGAGGTATATGCCCGTTTTTTAATCACCCGGATAGCCAATGCCGGAACATTCGTAAATGAAGCGCAAAATGCAAGAAAAACACTTATTTGA